Proteins encoded by one window of Chryseobacterium aquaeductus:
- a CDS encoding MFS transporter → MKNFNIKAVLFLNYFVFAILLNSVGTVILQMQQNFGITKSNASILEGFKDLPIAICSFILASFLPKIGIKNSMLIALFLVSCMCFVMPFADHFWFFKLLFAIVGISFALIKISVFTSIGLVTDNDKEHSSFMGFLEGFFMVGVLMGNVLFSLFIDDSNPKSMTWLNVYWVLGAISVVSFIFLFFSKLNENEAKSENTSLIGDIKNSISLFSYKKVLFFLLCVFLFVLVEQSFQTWTPTFYKEILKVPTSMSIQAGAVLAGAFALGRFLSGFFLRKFAWIYVVSFCAIGFAVSILLVLPLTQNTNISTDAGWLNAPLVVYLFPLMGVFLAPIYPSINSLILSSTPKYLHSSMSGLIVVFSAIGGTIGSIITGSVFEKFTGQHAFYLSLIPLSLLIISAIIMNKFKINPKK, encoded by the coding sequence ATGAAAAATTTCAACATAAAGGCGGTTTTGTTTTTAAATTATTTCGTTTTTGCCATCCTTCTCAACTCTGTTGGGACAGTGATTTTGCAAATGCAACAGAATTTTGGGATCACAAAATCTAATGCAAGCATATTAGAAGGTTTTAAAGATCTTCCGATTGCAATATGTTCATTTATTTTAGCATCATTTTTACCGAAAATAGGAATAAAAAACTCAATGTTGATCGCTCTTTTTCTGGTAAGTTGTATGTGTTTTGTAATGCCTTTTGCAGATCATTTTTGGTTTTTTAAATTACTTTTTGCCATCGTCGGAATTTCTTTCGCTTTGATCAAAATTTCTGTTTTTACTTCCATTGGTTTGGTTACCGATAATGATAAAGAGCATTCCAGTTTTATGGGATTTCTGGAAGGCTTTTTTATGGTTGGAGTCTTAATGGGAAATGTACTTTTCAGTCTGTTTATAGATGACAGCAATCCCAAATCTATGACTTGGCTTAATGTTTATTGGGTTTTGGGAGCAATTTCGGTTGTTTCATTTATCTTTCTTTTCTTTTCAAAATTGAATGAGAACGAAGCCAAAAGCGAAAATACCAGCTTAATCGGAGATATCAAAAACAGCATCAGTTTATTCAGTTACAAAAAGGTTTTGTTCTTTCTGTTATGTGTTTTTCTGTTTGTACTTGTTGAGCAAAGCTTCCAGACATGGACGCCTACTTTTTATAAAGAAATTTTAAAGGTTCCTACTTCTATGAGTATTCAGGCAGGTGCGGTACTGGCAGGTGCGTTTGCTTTAGGAAGATTTTTATCAGGCTTTTTCCTCAGAAAATTTGCGTGGATTTATGTGGTCTCATTTTGTGCGATAGGTTTTGCGGTAAGTATTTTATTGGTTTTACCCTTGACGCAGAATACAAATATCAGTACAGATGCAGGTTGGCTTAACGCTCCTCTTGTAGTCTATCTTTTTCCGCTGATGGGTGTTTTTTTGGCACCGATATATCCGAGTATCAATTCTTTAATCTTATCCTCAACTCCAAAATATTTACACAGTTCAATGTCGGGATTAATTGTTGTTTTTTCGGCAATTGGCGGTACTATCGGTTCGATCATTACAGGCTCTGTGTTTGAAAAATTTACCGGACAACACGCTTTTTACCTTTCGCTTATTCCACTGTCATTGCTTATAATTTCGGCAATTATCATGAATAAATTTAAAATAAATCCTAAAAAATAA